A section of the Humulus lupulus chromosome 2, drHumLupu1.1, whole genome shotgun sequence genome encodes:
- the LOC133818853 gene encoding tryptophan--tRNA ligase, chloroplastic/mitochondrial, producing the protein MGRSVFSHFLNLSNSSPCLASSLCNGRFRSNFWKGPAIIARRRRNLDGFRCVCSVSLTEPAVEETPSSSLRKRIVSGVQPTGSIHLGNYLGAIKNWISLQNTFDTLFFIVDLHAITLSYDAQKLSKATRDTAAIYLACGVDTSKASVFVQSHVRAHVELMWLLSSATPVGWLNRMIQFKEKSRKAGDENVGVALLTYPVLMASDILLYQSDFVPVGEDQKQHLELTRELAERVNHLYGGRRWKKLGGRGGAIFKVPEPLIPPAGARVMSLTDGLSKMSKSAPSDQSRINLLDPKDVIASKIKRCKTDSFPGLEFDNPERPECNNLLSIYQLVSGRTKEEVAHECQDMSWGKFKPLLADALVDHLHPIQVRYEEIISDSAYLDQILAEGATKASDIADATLGTVYQAMGFLPR; encoded by the coding sequence ATGGGTCGCTCAGTTTTCTCACACTTCctcaatctctctaactcttcACCTTGCCTCGCCTCTTCACTGTGCAATGGTAGGTTTCGAAGCAACTTCTGGAAAGGGCCTGCTATCATTGCTCGGCGCCGAAGGAATCTCGATGGGTTTCGATGCGTTTGCAGTGTTTCGTTGACTGAACCTGCAGTTGAAGAAACTCCGTCCAGTTCTCTGAGGAAGAGAATTGTGTCTGGAGTTCAGCCGACTGGATCTATCCACCTGGGGAATTATCTTGGTGCAATTAAAAACTGGATTTCACTTCAGAATACATTTGATACTCTTTTCTTCATTGTGGATCTCCATGCGATTACATTGTCGTATGATGCACAAAAATTATCAAAGGCCACAAGGGATACTGCAGCTATATATTTGGCCTGCGGAGTGGACACATCAAAGGCCTCTGTGTTTGTACAATCCCATGTCCGAGCCCATGTCGAACTGATGTGGTTATTAAGTTCTGCAACACCTGTTGGGTGGCTTAACAGGATGATTCAGTTCAAAGAGAAATCACGCAAGGCAGGAGATGAAAATGTAGGGGTTGCTCTGTTAACTTATCCTGTCCTGATGGCTTCTGATATTCTCTTATACCAGTCCGACTTTGTCCCAGTTGGGGAGGATCAGAAGCAGCACCTAGAGCTAACGCGTGAGCTGGCTGAGCGTGTAAACCATTTATATGGAGGAAGGAGGTGGAAGAAATTGGGAGGACGAGGTGGTGCTATTTTTAAGGTTCCTGAGCCTCTTATACCACCAGCTGGAGCACGAGTCATGTCTCTGACTGATGGTCTTTCTAAGATGTCCAAGTCTGCCCCTTCAGATCAATCTCGGATCAATCTTCTTGATCCAAAAGATGTTATAGCGAGCAAGATAAAGCGTTGCAAAACTGACTCATTTCCAGGCCTAGAATTCGATAATCCTGAAAGACCCGAATGCAACAATCTTCTTTCAATATACCAGCTCGTTTCGGGACGGACAAAAGAGGAAGTGGCACATGAATGCCAAGATATGAGCTGGGGAAAATTTAAACCCCTTCTAGCTGATGCCTTGGTTGATCACCTTCATCCCATCCAGGTTCGCTACGAAGAAATAATTTCTGATTCAGCTTATTTGGATCAAATTTTGGCTGAAGGTGCTACAAAAGCTTCAGATATAGCAGATGCTACTCTTGGTACTGTCTACCAGGCAATGGGATTCTTGCCAAGATGA